The following coding sequences are from one Zalophus californianus isolate mZalCal1 chromosome 5, mZalCal1.pri.v2, whole genome shotgun sequence window:
- the MZB1 gene encoding marginal zone B- and B1-cell-specific protein encodes MRLSLPLLLLLVAWAIPGGFGDRAPLTATAPQLDDEEKYSAHMPAHLRCDACRAVVYQMWQHLAKAEAKLHTPDSGGQRRELSESVYTDVLDQSCTQTWQGYGVQEVNQVKRLTGPGLSKGPEQSISVMITGGPWPTRLSTTCLHYLGEFGEDKIYEAHQQGRGALEALLCGGPQGACLEEATVTRTEL; translated from the exons ATGAGGCTGTCACTGCCCCTGCTACTGCTGCTGGTAGCCTGGGCCATCCCAGGGGGCTTTGGGGACAGGGCCCCACTCACAGCCACGGCCCCACAGCTGGACGATGAGGAGAAGTACTCAGCTCATATGCCTGCTCACCTGCGCTGTGACGCCTGCAGGGCAGTGGTCTACCAG ATGTGGCAACATTTGGCAAAAGCAGAGGCCAAGCTTCACACCCCAGACTCAGGGGGACAGCGGCGGGAGCTGAGTGAGTCGGTATACACAGACGTCCTGGACCAGAGCTGCACCCAGACCTGGCAGGG CTATGGGGTCCAAGAAGTGAACCAGGTGAAACGTCTCACGGGCCCAGGACTCAGCAAGGGGCCAGAGCAAAGCATCAGCGTGATGATCACAGGGGGCCCCTGGCCCACCAG GCTCTCCACGACATGTTTGCACTACCTGGGGGAGTTTGGAGAAGACAAGATCTACGAAGCCCACCAACAAGGCCGAGGGGCTCTGGAGGCATTGCTGTGTGGAGGACCCCAAGGGGCCTGCTTGGAAGAGGCGACTGTCACAAGGACAGAGCTCTAG